One genomic segment of Pseudomonadota bacterium includes these proteins:
- the prsK gene encoding XrtA/PEP-CTERM system histidine kinase PrsK: protein MIGLIYFLTAILLLVVGAVLLIRRGQSEPARNVAVAAIVGAGWAALMWSQTPAHAWPTWNAMMADGFRFGAWLIALQALAASEIPAWLRRMSLGSCAALIVYTAFGAIAQGATPLHLYPLAGFITALAALAATLHVWRQAFHGAARKVKWCAAAVAGQFSIDVLTYAQAQWQGDVEPSLSMLRVAAVAASLLPLVYGAWRVPVAEPRVFVSRQVMFYTSSFVFLGLYFCATAAAAYFVRALSAEWGGLLQTLVIAAAATVLLVFLLADWPTRRLRVFISTHFYRNKYDYRIAWLRFVQTLSAGEEPDIRRNAIRAVAEIFDSASGLLLLRDRDAGRFYLQAAWPQKSSDFPQVLSIAEDDDLPRFLMDRQWVVDLREYQRDPQRYGGLKLPAWLDPAGPWRLVTPLLVGNHLLGFLVLRAPPEPFNITFEDLDLLKTVGRNVAVQLAQRRADEQLAEGRQFDAYNRFAAFVMHDLKNSVAQLQLLVANAARHRHNPVFVDDAIDTIRNTSERMTRLIEQLQGRDMQGTARMVEFGQIVGAAVARSQSRQPAITVQGEFAKAAVKADPDRLTAVLEHVMRNAQEATSAAGRVDVELAVDAREARLTVTDDGAGMDEDFLRQRLFRPFDSTKGSKGMGIGAYQVREYARSVGGDVEVWSAPGRGTRFCIRLPLCPTKNPDS from the coding sequence ATGATCGGGCTCATTTACTTCTTGACCGCAATCCTGTTGCTGGTCGTAGGCGCGGTGCTGCTGATCCGCCGCGGCCAGAGCGAGCCTGCGCGCAACGTGGCGGTGGCGGCCATCGTCGGCGCGGGTTGGGCCGCGCTCATGTGGAGCCAGACTCCCGCGCACGCCTGGCCGACCTGGAACGCGATGATGGCCGACGGCTTTCGTTTCGGTGCCTGGCTGATCGCCCTGCAGGCGCTGGCCGCCAGCGAAATCCCCGCCTGGCTGCGCCGCATGAGTCTCGGCTCCTGCGCGGCACTGATCGTCTACACCGCCTTCGGTGCGATCGCGCAAGGCGCCACGCCGCTCCATCTCTATCCACTGGCGGGCTTCATCACGGCGCTGGCCGCGCTCGCGGCGACGCTGCACGTATGGCGGCAGGCTTTTCACGGCGCCGCGCGCAAGGTGAAGTGGTGTGCGGCGGCCGTTGCCGGTCAATTCTCGATCGACGTGCTCACGTATGCGCAGGCCCAATGGCAGGGCGACGTGGAGCCATCACTCAGCATGTTGCGGGTCGCCGCCGTCGCTGCGTCGCTGCTGCCGCTGGTGTATGGCGCGTGGCGCGTGCCGGTCGCCGAACCGCGCGTGTTCGTGTCGCGGCAGGTGATGTTCTACACCTCGAGCTTCGTTTTTCTCGGTTTGTATTTTTGCGCCACTGCCGCGGCCGCGTACTTCGTGCGCGCGCTGAGCGCCGAGTGGGGCGGTCTGCTGCAGACACTGGTGATCGCGGCGGCGGCCACGGTGCTCCTCGTCTTCCTGCTGGCCGACTGGCCGACGCGGCGCCTGCGCGTCTTCATCTCGACGCATTTCTATCGCAACAAGTACGACTACCGCATTGCGTGGCTGCGATTCGTGCAGACGCTGTCGGCCGGCGAGGAGCCCGACATCCGGCGTAACGCCATCCGCGCGGTGGCCGAGATCTTCGACAGCGCGAGCGGGCTGCTGCTGCTGCGCGACCGGGATGCCGGCCGCTTCTATCTACAGGCGGCGTGGCCGCAGAAGAGCAGCGATTTCCCCCAAGTTCTCTCGATCGCGGAAGACGACGATCTGCCGCGCTTTCTCATGGATCGCCAATGGGTCGTGGACCTGCGCGAATACCAGCGCGACCCGCAGCGTTACGGTGGCCTCAAGCTGCCGGCCTGGCTCGATCCAGCCGGTCCATGGCGCCTCGTGACGCCGCTGCTGGTGGGCAATCACCTGCTCGGATTCCTGGTACTGCGCGCGCCGCCCGAGCCGTTCAACATCACCTTCGAAGATCTCGATCTGCTCAAGACCGTGGGCCGCAATGTCGCCGTGCAGCTCGCGCAGCGGCGGGCGGACGAACAACTGGCCGAGGGCCGGCAGTTCGATGCGTACAATCGCTTCGCTGCGTTCGTCATGCACGATCTCAAGAATTCCGTCGCGCAGCTGCAGCTGCTGGTCGCGAACGCGGCGCGCCACCGGCACAACCCGGTGTTCGTCGACGACGCGATCGACACGATCCGCAACACCTCGGAGCGCATGACGCGGCTCATCGAGCAGCTGCAGGGGCGGGACATGCAGGGCACCGCGCGCATGGTGGAGTTCGGGCAAATCGTGGGTGCGGCCGTGGCGCGCAGCCAGTCCCGCCAGCCCGCGATCACCGTGCAGGGTGAGTTCGCGAAGGCGGCAGTGAAGGCTGATCCCGACCGGCTGACCGCGGTGCTCGAGCACGTGATGCGTAATGCGCAGGAGGCGACCAGCGCGGCCGGCCGGGTGGATGTAGAGCTCGCCGTCGATGCGCGGGAAGCGCGCCTGACCGTAACCGACGATGGCGCAGGCATGGACGAGGACTTTCTGCGCCAGCGCCTGTTCCGCCCGTTCGACAGCACCAAGGGCTCGAAGGGCATGGGGATCGGCGCATACCAGGTGCGAGAATACGCGCGTTCCGTGGGAGGGGATGTCGAGGTGTGGAGTGCGCCCGGGCGGGGCACAAGGTTCTGTATTAGGCTGCCGTTATGTCCGACGAAAAACCCAGACTCCTGA
- a CDS encoding TIGR03013 family XrtA/PEP-CTERM system glycosyltransferase, whose amino-acid sequence MLLWLAESAVVLIASQFACRLVGGPSFNSAIDWTQAAVFGGSVILAMVAMGLFTRRMRDRMAGVILRITLSVVAGGVLSGLILGFWPEYKYTWPELVSSMVCSWLLLVLVRAIAQRLIDEDIFKRRVLVYGAGNNAMRIAKLRRRADQRGFKLLGFIPAEGEAVEVSEDRLVRVDIPLHEYARENAIEEIVVAMDDRRRSFPLKELLECRLAGIVISEQVGFLERETGKVHLELLTPSWIIFGGGFRRNGMRVRSERIFDLLASSGLLLLASPIMLLTALAIKLEDGFSAPVFYGQDRVGFAGRIFRVLKFRSMRVDAERDGKAQWATTNDNRVTFLGKYLRKLRIDELPQLLNVLRGEMSFVGPRPERPQFVDKLADTIPYYRERHSVKPGITGWAQLCYPYGASEQDAVEKLQYDLFYVKNHDLVFDMLILLQTVEVILLGKGAR is encoded by the coding sequence GTGCTCCTGTGGTTGGCGGAATCAGCGGTGGTGCTGATCGCGAGCCAGTTCGCGTGCCGCCTGGTTGGCGGCCCTTCCTTCAACTCGGCGATCGATTGGACGCAGGCCGCCGTGTTCGGTGGCAGCGTCATCCTCGCCATGGTTGCGATGGGATTGTTCACCCGCCGCATGCGCGACCGCATGGCGGGAGTCATTCTGCGGATCACGTTGAGCGTGGTGGCTGGTGGCGTGCTGAGCGGCTTGATCCTCGGTTTCTGGCCCGAATACAAATACACGTGGCCGGAACTCGTGTCCTCGATGGTGTGTTCGTGGCTGCTGCTGGTACTGGTGCGTGCCATCGCGCAACGCCTCATCGACGAAGACATTTTCAAGCGGCGCGTGCTCGTGTACGGCGCCGGCAACAATGCCATGAGGATTGCGAAGCTGCGTCGGCGCGCGGATCAACGCGGTTTCAAACTGCTCGGCTTCATCCCGGCCGAGGGCGAGGCCGTCGAGGTCTCCGAAGACCGGCTGGTGCGGGTCGACATTCCGCTGCATGAATACGCTCGTGAGAACGCCATCGAAGAAATCGTGGTGGCGATGGACGACCGGCGCCGCAGCTTTCCGCTCAAGGAACTGCTCGAGTGCCGCCTGGCAGGCATCGTGATCTCCGAACAGGTCGGCTTTCTCGAGCGCGAAACCGGCAAGGTGCATCTCGAACTGCTGACGCCGAGCTGGATCATTTTTGGCGGCGGCTTTCGCCGCAACGGAATGCGGGTTCGTTCCGAACGGATCTTCGATCTGCTCGCCAGCTCCGGCCTGCTGTTGCTCGCATCTCCGATCATGTTGCTGACCGCGCTCGCCATCAAACTGGAGGACGGTTTCTCGGCGCCGGTGTTCTACGGTCAGGATCGGGTGGGCTTCGCCGGGCGCATCTTCCGCGTGCTCAAGTTCCGCAGCATGCGCGTCGACGCCGAGCGCGACGGCAAGGCGCAGTGGGCCACCACCAACGACAACCGCGTGACCTTCCTCGGCAAATACCTGCGCAAGCTGCGCATCGACGAACTGCCGCAGCTGCTCAATGTGTTGCGCGGCGAGATGAGCTTCGTGGGACCGAGACCGGAACGTCCGCAGTTCGTCGACAAGCTGGCCGATACGATTCCGTATTACCGCGAACGTCACAGCGTGAAACCGGGTATCACCGGCTGGGCGCAGCTCTGTTATCCGTACGGCGCATCCGAACAGGATGCAGTCGAGAAGCTTCAGTACGACCTGTTCTACGTGAAAAATCACGACCTGGTGTTCGACATGCTCATACTGCTGCAGACCGTGGAAGTGATCCTGCTGGGCAAGGGTGCGCGTTAG
- a CDS encoding putative Ig domain-containing protein, whose amino-acid sequence MRICGKQWVLAAMTTLALAGCGGGEESGASGGAGNLPPLISGTPITTLNAGSPYSFQPQASDPDGDPLSFSADNLPHWASINSKTGVVSGTPAEADVGMSGMITVMVSDSKAISELPEFRIQVSSAVNVPPPIVNHDPTIAGAPATTATVGSVYSFTPVGDDEDDDTLFFSIQNKPAWATFTPATGQLTGTPISANVGTTTNIVITVTDVRGANASLPAFNLTVNASAPANRPPTISGAPAATVTAGAAYSFRPVGNDPDGNTLIWSIQNLPAWATFSTTTGRLTGTPTAANVGTSARITISVSDSVATVSLPSFTIQVTAVANRAPTITGVPPTSVTAGQAYSFQPSAADPDGNSLSFSIANRPSWATFSTTTGRLSGTPTAADVASYAGIVITVSDGTAQTSLASFSIAVNQIATGSAVVSWTAPTQNTDGSPLTDLAGYRIAYGRSSTNLDLSASVTNASLSSYTVESLSTGQWFFAVYAVNTAGTESETSNVATKTIQ is encoded by the coding sequence ATGCGAATTTGCGGCAAACAATGGGTGTTGGCAGCCATGACCACGCTCGCGCTAGCCGGTTGCGGCGGCGGCGAGGAGTCGGGCGCTTCGGGAGGCGCCGGCAATCTGCCCCCGCTCATCTCGGGTACTCCCATCACGACGTTGAACGCCGGCTCGCCTTACAGCTTCCAGCCGCAGGCCTCCGATCCGGACGGCGATCCGCTGTCATTCTCGGCCGACAACCTGCCGCATTGGGCCAGCATCAATTCCAAGACCGGTGTGGTCTCCGGAACGCCCGCCGAAGCCGATGTCGGCATGTCGGGAATGATCACGGTAATGGTCAGCGACTCGAAGGCGATTTCGGAGCTGCCGGAGTTCCGAATCCAGGTGAGCAGCGCTGTCAACGTGCCGCCACCCATCGTCAATCACGACCCGACCATCGCCGGAGCGCCCGCGACCACCGCCACGGTCGGCAGCGTCTACTCGTTCACGCCAGTTGGTGACGACGAAGACGACGACACGCTGTTCTTCTCGATCCAGAACAAGCCGGCCTGGGCCACCTTTACGCCCGCGACCGGGCAACTGACTGGCACACCCATCAGCGCAAACGTCGGCACCACCACCAACATCGTCATAACCGTGACCGATGTGCGCGGCGCCAACGCTTCCCTGCCGGCCTTCAATCTCACGGTGAACGCGAGCGCACCGGCAAATCGCCCGCCGACGATCTCCGGCGCCCCCGCCGCGACCGTGACCGCTGGCGCGGCCTACAGCTTCCGTCCGGTGGGCAACGATCCGGATGGCAATACGCTCATCTGGTCGATCCAGAACCTGCCGGCGTGGGCGACCTTCAGCACGACGACCGGCCGACTCACCGGTACGCCGACGGCGGCGAATGTGGGCACGTCGGCGCGAATCACCATCTCCGTGAGCGACAGCGTCGCCACGGTTTCGCTGCCTTCGTTCACGATTCAGGTCACCGCCGTTGCCAATCGGGCACCTACGATCACCGGCGTCCCACCGACCTCCGTGACCGCCGGGCAGGCCTACAGCTTCCAGCCGAGCGCCGCGGATCCCGACGGCAATAGCTTGAGCTTCAGCATCGCGAACCGGCCTTCCTGGGCTACGTTCAGCACCACCACCGGCCGCCTGTCGGGAACACCGACGGCCGCCGACGTTGCCAGCTATGCGGGCATTGTCATCACGGTGAGCGATGGCACGGCCCAGACCTCATTGGCATCGTTCTCGATCGCGGTAAATCAGATCGCGACCGGGTCCGCCGTGGTGAGCTGGACGGCGCCGACCCAGAACACCGACGGCAGCCCGCTGACGGATCTGGCCGGGTATCGCATCGCCTATGGGCGCAGTTCAACGAATCTCGACCTGTCGGCCTCGGTAACCAACGCCAGCCTGAGTAGCTACACGGTCGAAAGCCTCTCCACGGGCCAGTGGTTCTTCGCGGTCTATGCCGTCAACACCGCCGGGACCGAGAGCGAGACCTCGAACGTCGCGACCAAGACGATCCAGTAG
- the gltX gene encoding glutamate--tRNA ligase, giving the protein MTSPVITRFAPSPTGMLHIGGVRTALFSWLYARRMGGQFILRVEDTDLERSKPEHVQVILEGMKWLGLEHDLGPYYQTQRFDRYKQVIAEMVAAGTAYHCYCSKEELDAMRAAQQLAKEKPRYDGRCRHGKGPGPQSGRSPVVRFANPEEGATVVDDVVHGQVTFQNKELDDLIIARSDGTPTYNFCVVVDDADMGVTHVIRGDDHLNNTPRQLNMLLALGRKPPVYAHVPMILGPDGAKLSKRHGAVSVLQYQEEGYLPDALLNYLVRLGWSHGDQEFFTRAEMIAVFDVRDINKAASAMNLEKLLWLNQQHLVRTDPKEIVPYLQWHLARLGIQSDDQALLEGIIVAQRERAKTLKEMAENSRFFFGDHVLLDPKAAEKHLTAEARVLLAELRMRLEIVTDWRAPAIHAVLEGLATEKSLGLGKIAQPLRVAVSGGTVSPPIDATLVLLTKKRALERIERALAG; this is encoded by the coding sequence ATGACCTCTCCCGTCATCACCCGCTTCGCCCCCAGCCCCACCGGCATGCTGCACATCGGCGGGGTACGCACGGCGCTGTTCAGCTGGCTGTACGCGCGCCGCATGGGCGGCCAGTTCATCCTGCGCGTCGAGGACACCGACCTCGAGCGTTCGAAGCCGGAGCACGTGCAGGTCATCCTGGAAGGGATGAAATGGCTGGGTCTCGAGCACGATCTCGGGCCTTACTACCAGACGCAGCGTTTCGACCGCTACAAGCAGGTCATCGCGGAGATGGTCGCCGCCGGCACGGCTTATCACTGCTACTGCAGCAAGGAAGAGCTCGACGCCATGCGCGCCGCGCAGCAGCTCGCGAAGGAGAAGCCGCGGTACGACGGCCGCTGCCGGCACGGCAAGGGCCCGGGGCCGCAGTCGGGCCGCTCTCCGGTGGTGCGTTTCGCGAATCCGGAGGAGGGCGCGACGGTCGTGGACGACGTGGTGCACGGCCAGGTGACCTTTCAGAACAAGGAGCTGGACGACCTCATCATCGCGCGCTCGGACGGCACGCCGACTTACAACTTCTGCGTGGTCGTGGACGACGCCGACATGGGCGTCACCCACGTGATCCGCGGCGACGACCATCTGAACAACACCCCGCGGCAGCTCAACATGCTGCTCGCGCTCGGCAGGAAGCCACCGGTGTACGCGCACGTGCCGATGATCCTCGGGCCGGACGGCGCGAAGCTCTCCAAGCGTCACGGCGCGGTCAGCGTGCTGCAGTACCAGGAGGAGGGCTATCTACCGGATGCGTTGTTGAACTACCTGGTGCGGCTCGGCTGGTCGCACGGTGACCAGGAATTCTTCACGCGCGCGGAGATGATCGCGGTCTTCGACGTGCGCGACATCAACAAGGCCGCCTCGGCGATGAACCTGGAGAAGCTGCTGTGGCTGAACCAGCAGCACCTGGTGCGCACGGATCCGAAAGAGATCGTGCCGTACCTGCAGTGGCACCTGGCGCGGCTCGGCATCCAGTCGGATGACCAGGCATTGCTCGAGGGAATCATCGTGGCGCAACGCGAGCGTGCGAAGACGCTCAAGGAGATGGCCGAGAACAGCCGCTTCTTCTTCGGCGACCACGTGTTGCTCGATCCGAAGGCCGCCGAAAAACATCTGACGGCCGAGGCGCGTGTGTTGCTGGCCGAGCTGCGGATGCGATTGGAGATTGTGACGGACTGGCGGGCGCCGGCGATTCACGCCGTGCTCGAGGGGCTCGCCACGGAAAAATCGCTCGGTCTCGGCAAGATCGCGCAGCCGCTGCGCGTGGCCGTGTCGGGCGGGACAGTCTCGCCGCCCATCGACGCCACGCTCGTGCTGCTGACGAAAAAGCGCGCGCTCGAGCGGATCGAGCGCGCGCTGGCGGGTTGA
- a CDS encoding Hpt domain-containing protein, translating to MSGTRDEKIAAARARMAELAAKFVDRSGREFESLRAGLARFAAGDATALDDIRHLAHRMCGTGATLGFGVLSDCAARIEHLADAQTPGKKPDESALTRFAAGLEALGAELMRLRADPS from the coding sequence GTGAGCGGGACGCGCGACGAAAAGATCGCCGCCGCCAGGGCTCGCATGGCCGAACTCGCGGCGAAGTTCGTCGACCGCAGCGGGCGCGAATTCGAATCGTTGCGCGCCGGTCTTGCGAGGTTCGCCGCCGGCGACGCCACTGCGCTCGACGATATTCGCCACCTCGCCCACCGCATGTGCGGCACGGGGGCGACGCTCGGATTTGGCGTACTGAGCGACTGCGCGGCGCGCATCGAACATCTCGCCGACGCGCAGACGCCGGGCAAGAAGCCCGATGAATCCGCGCTGACGCGGTTCGCCGCCGGCCTCGAAGCGCTGGGCGCGGAATTGATGCGCCTGCGAGCCGATCCATCCTGA
- a CDS encoding response regulator, with amino-acid sequence MTAPDKEEVLASDESVITAIQPVLDTLVTRVLLVDDDEIVVERLRDMIGAAGYEVATAANGEQALAALRRQFAPIVILDRNMPGMDGLELTRAIRAGTHYPGYVYIMLCTAHDSEDEILTGLKAGADDYLSKRASGTQLIARLATARRILTLEHSLKQAIEERRRLAMTDALTGAHNRRYFMNHLRRELKRTRRFGGELSLLVFDIDHFKHINDRHGHAAGDGVLMEFVRRIQNALPREFDWCARLGGEEFAVVLPQTDLPGAGVVADKIRRAVAAGPIATVGGSIEITVSVGVTGVSVFADRNAATVEQLLRRADDCLYSSKRHGRDRVTVDGEVTTSDKALKTLLYVDDDADIREIVQMSLSLDGDINVIVSDGGERALLKMQVEQPDLVVLDVMMPGMDGPSLLKRMRAEPALAHIPVIFLTAKANQDEVARFRALSVIGVIAKPFDPMTLGGQVKALWRSQ; translated from the coding sequence ATGACCGCGCCTGACAAGGAAGAAGTCCTGGCCAGCGATGAGTCCGTGATCACGGCCATCCAGCCCGTGCTGGACACGCTGGTGACGCGCGTGCTGCTGGTGGACGACGATGAGATCGTCGTCGAGCGGCTGCGCGACATGATCGGTGCTGCAGGTTATGAGGTCGCCACGGCTGCCAACGGCGAGCAGGCGCTCGCCGCGCTGCGCCGCCAGTTCGCGCCGATCGTGATCCTCGACCGCAACATGCCGGGCATGGACGGGCTCGAGTTGACGCGGGCGATCCGCGCCGGGACTCACTACCCGGGTTACGTCTACATCATGTTGTGCACGGCGCACGATTCCGAGGACGAGATCCTCACCGGCCTCAAAGCCGGCGCCGACGACTACCTGAGCAAACGCGCCAGCGGCACGCAGCTGATCGCGCGGCTGGCCACCGCGCGCCGCATCCTCACGCTCGAGCATTCGCTCAAGCAGGCGATCGAAGAGCGGCGCCGCCTGGCGATGACGGACGCGCTCACCGGCGCGCACAACCGCCGCTACTTCATGAACCACTTGCGCCGCGAGCTCAAACGCACGCGGCGTTTTGGCGGCGAGTTGTCGCTGCTGGTATTCGACATCGACCATTTCAAGCACATCAACGACCGCCACGGGCACGCGGCCGGCGATGGCGTGCTGATGGAGTTCGTGCGGCGCATTCAGAACGCGCTGCCGCGCGAATTCGACTGGTGCGCGCGGCTCGGTGGCGAGGAGTTCGCGGTGGTGCTGCCGCAGACCGATCTGCCCGGTGCCGGCGTGGTGGCGGATAAGATCCGCCGCGCCGTCGCGGCCGGGCCCATCGCGACCGTCGGCGGAAGCATCGAGATCACCGTCAGCGTCGGCGTCACGGGCGTCTCGGTGTTTGCGGATCGAAATGCCGCGACCGTCGAACAACTGCTGCGCCGCGCCGACGACTGTCTCTATTCCAGCAAACGTCATGGACGCGATCGCGTTACCGTCGATGGTGAAGTGACGACCAGCGACAAGGCGCTCAAAACACTTCTCTATGTCGACGACGACGCCGACATCCGCGAAATAGTGCAGATGTCGCTCAGCCTCGACGGCGACATCAACGTGATCGTCAGCGACGGCGGCGAACGCGCGCTGCTCAAGATGCAGGTCGAGCAGCCGGACCTCGTGGTGCTCGACGTGATGATGCCCGGCATGGATGGCCCGTCGCTGCTCAAGCGCATGCGCGCCGAACCCGCGCTGGCGCACATCCCCGTGATCTTTCTGACGGCCAAGGCCAACCAGGACGAAGTCGCGCGTTTCCGCGCCCTGTCGGTGATCGGCGTGATCGCCAAGCCGTTCGATCCCATGACGCTGGGTGGGCAGGTCAAGGCGCTGTGGCGATCGCAGTGA
- a CDS encoding response regulator: MTGFEEDINSGVNTGRMRALAADVPLSVLIVDDDELERALIGDRLKERGIHVGEAADGAQALERLALENIPVVIVDWQMPVMDGIEFTEKFRARKQGETYVIMLTSRKEDFDHERGYCAGVDDYLNKGVREPELIARIHAGLHTFSLRVQLREARAALTLASRRHDRA, encoded by the coding sequence ATGACGGGTTTCGAAGAAGACATCAACTCCGGCGTGAACACAGGCCGCATGCGCGCGCTTGCCGCGGACGTCCCGCTGTCCGTGCTCATCGTCGACGACGACGAGCTCGAACGCGCCTTGATCGGCGATCGCCTGAAGGAGCGCGGCATCCACGTCGGCGAGGCGGCCGATGGTGCGCAGGCATTGGAACGCCTGGCGCTGGAAAATATTCCGGTCGTGATCGTCGACTGGCAGATGCCGGTCATGGACGGCATCGAATTCACCGAGAAGTTTCGCGCCCGCAAACAAGGCGAGACCTACGTGATCATGCTGACGTCGCGCAAGGAAGATTTCGACCATGAACGCGGCTATTGCGCCGGCGTCGACGACTACCTGAACAAAGGCGTGCGCGAGCCGGAGCTCATCGCGCGGATTCACGCCGGACTCCACACGTTCTCATTGCGGGTGCAGCTGCGCGAGGCTCGCGCCGCGCTCACGCTGGCGAGCAGGCGGCATGACCGCGCCTGA